The segment GTCATGGATTTTTGGTTTCAGCATAATTTGTTAAATGTGTATAATGTTGTTAAGAATTAACTCCATTCTTTAAACAATTCTATTTTGATGTATGTATATGTGTGGTaaaatacttatattttttgATGATCAGTTTCttcttttaatctttttatcaGCTGTAAAGATGGGGAGGATTCCAAAATTGGAAAAAGAACGTGCATTAGAGTTAGCAAGTCAGGAGGGAAGTCATGGAATTGAGAACTCCATTAGGGATGATACAGTCGATGGTCAGaaaaaaagcattaaaaaaGGTGTCAAACGGGAACATAAATCAACAAGTGGGTTCTCCGGCTTCCAGGGCCAGAAAAAACTGGGTCATGACGAAAGTGCCCGGATGTCAAGCTCATTTGACAGCACCGAAAACAAACCAGAAGGTTTAGAAATAGTCTTTGATGTTGATAAGAGCAGGATAATGCAGCCAAGACAGTCTATAAGTTCTGTCGACTCCTCCACAGATTCTCAGAGCCTGGAGTATTTGGGTAAAAGAGTCAGCTCGCCTGAAAGTAACAGTGATTTGGGTCCCAATCCGCACTGCCCAGTGTCCGTCATGGCACCGTATAATGACATTAATTCCTTTACTTCATCTCTGCTTTCTGAATCCAGTACAGTAACTGGTtcaaataatgtacaaaaaatggAGGATATGGAAACAAATCGTATGATAAAAACAGAATATGATTCTCAGTTTGAGAATTGCTTACACAGAAATCCCTCTGGCAGCTCAAGTCTTACTTCACCACCCATCTTAGACGGGTACCACGCCCAGAATGGTCCCCCAGCATCCATCCACAGTAACAAATTCTTTCATGTGAATTACCCATCTGATATCAACACTGGTTTTGTAAGGCAGGAAGAAATGAGAACACTTGATTATGAGACTGACTTAAATGAGAAGTTGTATCCAAAGCACCCGCAGGCTTGTAATGTATCTCCTTATGACTCCAACAGCACTGCATTGGCTTATGGGGCTTCAAGTGATTCACACTGTTGTATTTCCTCATCGAGTAGTGAATCCACAATATGGGATAAGGAAATTCTGGGGAAGCTACAAGTGAATGATAACAGCTTTAAAATGGAACTGAAAACCTCCGAGATCTATGCGCCTGTTCGTAATCACTATGCATATTTGGGTGATGTTGAACTGGGCGGGATGTTTAACCGCCTCCCTCTCTACATTCAAACCTTGCAGCAGTTGGATGTTTGTCAGAGGACAGGGCTTCTCCTGAAACTGCAGGAAGTACCAAATGACATGATCAACAAAATCTGTAAGATGCTTGCGATGGAGGACAGGTTTGCAGTCAGTAAGGAGGGAGTCAGCATGGGGAAGGACTCCACATTCCTCATTCAGGGAACCCTTCAAAGGCTCAAGTTTTCCATGGATACTCTTTGGAAGCCCATCTGGCTGATGAGACAATATGTCAGACAAGGATTATCAAGCGtggtaaacatttaaaaaaaactcttcaaattgttgaaaatattgacACTGATTTAAATAAGTTTGGGAGTTTCATGTTTTGTCAGTCATGCAATATTAAGACAATTTGGTATCAGGGTAATTTTTTCAATGATGATAAGGGActtgaaatcatttaaaaattatttttaatcacaaaataTTATGTTGTACAGTCTGAGGCACGTCGGGACAAGGACAGTGCAGTGTCTGACAGAATAAACAGTTTGTGGCTTATAACTTACCTAATAAACTtaaaatagtgcctgtttgggacggta is part of the Magallana gigas chromosome 3, xbMagGiga1.1, whole genome shotgun sequence genome and harbors:
- the LOC105331816 gene encoding uncharacterized protein isoform X1, which translates into the protein MPHGAIRFPFGKCHVCQDQATGVHYGVATCEGCKGFFKRSTIRGEKYKCFFGGQCEITPQNRNRCKSCRFRLCLESGMSLEAVKMGRIPKLEKERALELASQEGSHGIENSIRDDTVDGQKKSIKKGVKREHKSTSGFSGFQGQKKLGHDESARMSSSFDSTENKPEGLEIVFDVDKSRIMQPRQSISSVDSSTDSQSLEYLGKRVSSPESNSDLGPNPHCPVSVMAPYNDINSFTSSLLSESSTVTGSNNVQKMEDMETNRMIKTEYDSQFENCLHRNPSGSSSLTSPPILDGYHAQNGPPASIHSNKFFHVNYPSDINTGFVRQEEMRTLDYETDLNEKLYPKHPQACNVSPYDSNSTALAYGASSDSHCCISSSSSESTIWDKEILGKLQVNDNSFKMELKTSEIYAPVRNHYAYLGDVELGGMFNRLPLYIQTLQQLDVCQRTGLLLKLQEVPNDMINKICKMLAMEDRFAVSKEGVSMGKDSTFLIQGTLQRLKFSMDTLWKPIWLMRQYVRQGLSSVPGTIIYTGATDEELNYVWPSLMQSVQFYNDVILGFAFGCPGFKNLQSELKEILTQNAYFEIWILLMADFCIDGKCHFPLPNKQIYTNETMIKILKEKSVVEIKGVLEKINKCQLCDLEIGLLCAILLIDPDDEKLGNSSMNLEPLRALHSHYLDILATVVTKIHTTQSTKKLSDIFSLTPLIKKLSTLLQLQVTQYGVEQVPDEDCLQSIAMNAQANVEKEHLL
- the LOC105331816 gene encoding uncharacterized protein isoform X2, coding for MPHGAIRFPFGKCHVCQDQATGVHYGVATCEGCKGFFKRSTIRGEKYKCFFGGQCEITPQNRNRCKSCRFRLCLESGMSLEAVKMGRIPKLEKERALELASQEGSHGIENSIRDDTVDGQKKSIKKGVKREHKSTSGFSGFQGQKKLGHDESARMSSSFDSTENKPEGLEIVFDVDKSRIMQPRQSISSVDSSTDSQSLEYLGKRVSSPESNSDLGPNPHCPVSVMAPYNDINSFTSSLLSESSTVTGSNNVQKMEDMETNRMIKTEYDSQFENCLHRNPSGSSSLTSPPILDGYHAQNGPPASIHSNKFFHVNYPSDINTGFVRQEEMRTLDYETDLNEKLYPKHPQACNVSPYDSNSTALAYGASSDSHCCISSSSSESTIWDKEILGKLQVNDNSFKMELKTSEIYAPVRNHYAYLGDVELGGMFNRLPLYIQTLQQLDVCQRTGLLLKLQEVPNDMINKICKMLAMEDRFAVSKEGVSMGKDSTFLIQGTLQRLKFSMDTLWKPIWLMRQYVRQGLSSVPGTIIYTGATDEELNYVWPSLMQSVQFYNDVILGFAFGCPGFKNLQSELKEILTQNAYFEIWILLMADFCIDGKCHFPLPNKQIYTNETMIKILKEKSVVEIKGVLEKINKCQLCDLEIGLLCAILLIDPVMNILQEFQPCVPVFQMMRSWETPP